One segment of Halomonas sp. TD01 DNA contains the following:
- a CDS encoding precorrin-8X methylmutase — MPHVYETHGPAIYRQSFAIIRNEAELDRFSAEEETVAVRMIHAAGLVELAAHIHFQNDVVNRARSALEQGAPILCDARMVSEGITRKRLPANNDIICTLNDERTPGLAQEMANTRSAAALELWRPHLEGAVVAIGNAPTALFHLLNMLEDPDCPRPAAIIGCPVGFVGAAESKEALLANPALPSCIVRGRLGGSAVTVAAINAMADRIE, encoded by the coding sequence GTGCCTCACGTTTATGAAACACACGGACCGGCGATTTACCGGCAATCGTTTGCGATTATTCGCAATGAAGCTGAGCTTGATCGCTTTTCAGCGGAAGAAGAAACGGTTGCGGTACGCATGATTCACGCTGCTGGGCTGGTGGAGCTGGCGGCGCATATTCATTTTCAGAATGACGTGGTCAATCGAGCGCGTTCAGCGTTAGAGCAGGGCGCACCGATTCTTTGCGATGCTCGGATGGTCTCCGAAGGCATTACCCGCAAACGGCTGCCCGCTAATAACGACATTATCTGCACCCTTAATGATGAACGCACCCCTGGCCTTGCCCAGGAAATGGCCAATACCCGTTCAGCGGCAGCGCTAGAGCTGTGGCGGCCGCACCTGGAAGGCGCGGTCGTCGCCATTGGCAACGCGCCCACCGCGCTGTTTCATCTGCTCAATATGCTCGAAGATCCAGACTGCCCGCGCCCGGCGGCCATTATTGGCTGCCCAGTCGGCTTTGTCGGCGCGGCGGAATCCAAAGAAGCGCTGTTGGCTAACCCCGCGCTGCCCAGCTGTATCGTCCGTGGTCGCTTGGGCGGCAGCGCCGTCACGGTAGCGGCCATCAACGCCATGGCGGATCGTATCGAATGA
- the cobM gene encoding precorrin-4 C(11)-methyltransferase: MTVHFIGAGPGAPDLLTLRGRDLIAACPVCLYAGSLVPEQILEHCPAGARVINTAPLSLDEIMQEISRAHAEGLDVARLHSGDLSVWSAMGEQLRRLRELKIPYSITPGVPSFAAAAATLGQELTLPGVAQSVVLTRTPGRASAMPRNETLANFARTGATLAIHLSIHNLSQVVESLTPYYGAQCPVAIVWRASWPDERVVRGRLATIEELIDDSMQRTALILVGPVLESDDFQESSLYAVGYDRRFRPQSADSPFAMVNQDQESES; the protein is encoded by the coding sequence ATGACCGTACACTTTATAGGCGCAGGCCCCGGCGCGCCGGATCTGCTTACCCTGCGCGGGCGCGACTTAATCGCCGCTTGCCCGGTGTGCCTGTATGCGGGCTCTTTAGTGCCGGAGCAGATTCTGGAACACTGCCCGGCTGGGGCAAGGGTGATTAACACTGCGCCGCTCTCGCTGGATGAGATTATGCAGGAGATCAGCCGCGCCCACGCTGAAGGCCTGGATGTGGCCCGCCTGCATTCGGGGGATCTCTCGGTATGGTCGGCCATGGGCGAGCAACTGCGTCGCCTGCGCGAGCTTAAAATTCCCTACAGCATTACCCCTGGCGTGCCATCCTTTGCGGCAGCGGCGGCAACTCTAGGTCAAGAGTTAACGCTGCCCGGCGTGGCCCAGTCGGTGGTGCTTACTCGCACGCCGGGGCGTGCCAGTGCCATGCCTAGGAACGAGACGCTTGCCAACTTTGCCCGCACCGGGGCAACGCTGGCTATTCATCTCTCCATCCATAACCTTTCCCAAGTAGTCGAAAGCCTGACGCCTTACTATGGCGCGCAGTGCCCGGTGGCGATTGTGTGGCGGGCAAGCTGGCCCGATGAGCGAGTGGTGCGTGGGCGGTTGGCGACTATAGAAGAGCTGATCGATGATTCCATGCAGCGTACCGCGCTAATCCTGGTGGGGCCGGTGCTTGAAAGCGATGACTTCCAGGAAAGCAGCCTCTACGCGGTGGGCTACGACCGCCGCTTTCGCCCCCAATCAGCGGATTCGCCTTTTGCCATGGTAAACCAAGATCAAGAGAGCGAATCATGA
- the cobI gene encoding precorrin-2 C(20)-methyltransferase gives MTQGTIYGVGLGPGSQDLMSVRADRLIRGATHVAYFRKKGRCGHARTIVEGLIGTGATELPMEYPVTTEIPFDDPRYNELLSAFYERSVAQLIEMAEAGCNVVVLCEGDPFFYGSFMHLYTRLLNRVPVSVVPGITGMSAAWTATGQPITWGDDIMTVLMATLPEETLAERIAQTDALVVMKIGRNLAKLRRALTHAGREGEAWLIEYAAMTQQRVLPLSEVGESVPYFSIVLIHGNGRRP, from the coding sequence ATGACCCAAGGAACCATTTACGGGGTTGGCTTAGGGCCAGGTAGCCAAGACCTAATGAGCGTGCGCGCTGACCGTCTGATACGCGGCGCGACCCATGTGGCGTATTTTCGTAAAAAGGGCCGCTGCGGGCATGCGCGTACCATTGTGGAAGGCTTGATCGGCACAGGCGCAACCGAGCTGCCCATGGAGTATCCGGTCACCACGGAAATTCCGTTTGATGACCCTCGCTACAATGAGCTGCTGTCGGCTTTTTACGAACGCAGCGTGGCCCAACTGATCGAGATGGCAGAGGCCGGGTGCAATGTAGTGGTGCTCTGTGAAGGCGACCCGTTTTTCTACGGCTCCTTTATGCACCTCTACACGCGGCTGCTGAATCGCGTGCCGGTCTCAGTGGTGCCGGGGATTACCGGCATGTCGGCGGCCTGGACGGCCACCGGGCAACCGATCACCTGGGGCGATGACATCATGACGGTGCTGATGGCCACGCTGCCGGAAGAGACGCTGGCCGAGCGCATCGCCCAAACCGATGCACTGGTGGTGATGAAAATTGGCCGCAACCTGGCCAAGCTGCGCAGAGCGCTGACGCATGCTGGCCGTGAAGGCGAAGCGTGGCTGATCGAGTACGCCGCCATGACCCAGCAGCGTGTGCTGCCACTGAGTGAGGTTGGCGAAAGCGTGCCTTACTTCTCGATTGTGCTGATCCATGGCAACGGGAGGCGGCCATGA
- a CDS encoding bifunctional cobalt-precorrin-7 (C(5))-methyltransferase/cobalt-precorrin-6B (C(15))-methyltransferase → MAEVNNAPWLTLLGWGEGGTQGLTAASRQALESAEVVFGARRHLRLLPPLNAEVIEWPVPFADGIPGLLNQRGRRVVMLVSNDPFWFGAGTSFAQHLSANEWQALPAPSTFNLAAARLGWPLERCTCLGLHAKPLSRIRPSLYAGRRLLVLVRDGAAVTELAALVTRLGFGDTQLTLLESLGGDNERIRHCRSDASLPDDIAHPVAVGLEVAGNGPALPQTPGLPDHFFDHDGQITKQTIRAITLAALAPMPGERLWDIGTGSGSVAIEWLLAHTDNQAVGFEQNAERAARARSNANNLGVDWLEVKQGRAPDVLNDTPLPDAVFIGGGLSQALLDDLWQRLPKGVRIVANAVTLESEALLAHWHQQAGGELLRLELANAAPIGTRRGWKASYPIVQWRGIR, encoded by the coding sequence ATGGCTGAGGTTAACAACGCTCCCTGGCTTACCCTTTTAGGCTGGGGAGAGGGTGGCACACAGGGGCTGACAGCGGCAAGCCGACAGGCATTGGAAAGTGCCGAGGTAGTGTTCGGCGCACGCCGCCACCTGCGCCTTTTACCGCCGCTAAACGCCGAGGTGATTGAGTGGCCAGTGCCCTTTGCCGATGGCATTCCTGGGCTGCTAAATCAGCGCGGCCGCCGGGTGGTGATGCTGGTCTCAAACGACCCATTCTGGTTCGGGGCGGGTACCTCATTCGCGCAGCATCTCAGCGCAAACGAGTGGCAGGCACTGCCAGCCCCTTCCACCTTTAACTTGGCGGCTGCACGTTTGGGCTGGCCGTTGGAGCGTTGCACTTGCCTGGGGTTGCACGCCAAACCGCTGAGCCGTATTCGGCCCTCCCTGTATGCCGGTAGACGTTTGCTGGTGTTGGTAAGAGACGGCGCGGCGGTGACCGAGCTGGCGGCGCTGGTAACTAGGCTTGGCTTTGGAGACACCCAGCTAACGCTGCTGGAATCTTTGGGCGGCGATAACGAGCGTATTCGCCATTGCCGTAGCGACGCCAGCTTGCCCGATGACATTGCCCACCCGGTGGCGGTAGGGCTGGAAGTCGCTGGTAACGGCCCCGCCTTGCCGCAGACGCCCGGCCTGCCGGATCATTTTTTTGACCACGACGGCCAGATTACCAAGCAGACCATTCGCGCCATTACCCTGGCGGCGCTGGCCCCCATGCCCGGCGAGCGGCTGTGGGATATCGGCACCGGCTCAGGCTCCGTTGCCATTGAGTGGCTGCTCGCCCATACGGATAATCAGGCGGTGGGCTTTGAGCAAAACGCTGAACGGGCGGCGCGAGCGCGCAGCAATGCAAACAACCTGGGCGTTGACTGGCTAGAAGTAAAACAGGGCCGCGCACCTGACGTACTAAACGATACGCCGCTGCCCGATGCGGTATTTATCGGCGGTGGGTTATCCCAAGCACTGCTAGACGATTTATGGCAACGCCTGCCCAAGGGAGTGCGTATCGTCGCCAATGCCGTCACTCTGGAATCCGAAGCGCTGCTGGCGCACTGGCACCAGCAGGCAGGCGGCGAACTGCTGCGTCTAGAGCTTGCCAACGCCGCCCCCATCGGCACACGACGGGGCTGGAAAGCCAGCTATCCGATTGTTCAGTGGCGGGGCATTCGATGA
- a CDS encoding precorrin-3B synthase — protein MTTIPRIKGWCPGAWRPMATGDGLLVRVRPPLGQLSRQQVVALCEAAETFGSGLIELTSRANIQLRGVTDASWPPLMAFLVEHQLVSDDPQVERQPQLMLAPAWQVGDDTHTIARLLQTRGSELATMPGKIGIAIDTGKAPVLCDSAADFRIERSVEGGLIVRADGYECGTAVNEPEAAVELLIRLTHWFVDSGGWESGRMRRHTAPLPDWAPADTAPASPGEKLALGKHSEGRVVGLPFGRVAVNTLRAAVSPINVSALQVTPWRRLLVKGGDTLPAVDGLIRHNSDPRLAMDACPGAPFCEQASVSTQPLAERLSGWVEASVHISGCAKGCARQRPAALCLTGREGRFDVIVNGRADSTPKATGLSESDVLHYLESLGASRL, from the coding sequence ATGACCACCATCCCGCGCATTAAAGGCTGGTGCCCCGGCGCGTGGCGGCCCATGGCTACTGGCGATGGCCTGTTGGTGCGTGTACGCCCACCGCTGGGCCAGCTTTCACGGCAACAGGTAGTGGCACTGTGTGAAGCCGCTGAGACCTTCGGTAGCGGTTTAATCGAGCTAACCAGCCGAGCCAATATTCAGCTGCGCGGGGTCACCGACGCGAGCTGGCCGCCGCTGATGGCGTTTCTGGTTGAGCATCAGCTGGTGAGCGACGACCCGCAGGTAGAGCGCCAGCCGCAACTGATGCTGGCACCTGCTTGGCAAGTGGGCGATGACACTCATACCATTGCCCGCCTGCTGCAAACGCGGGGCAGCGAATTAGCCACCATGCCCGGCAAGATCGGCATCGCGATTGATACGGGAAAAGCACCGGTGCTTTGCGATAGCGCCGCTGATTTTCGTATTGAGCGCTCGGTGGAAGGTGGTTTGATAGTACGCGCCGATGGCTATGAGTGTGGCACGGCGGTGAACGAGCCCGAAGCCGCCGTTGAGCTGTTAATACGCCTGACCCACTGGTTTGTGGACAGTGGCGGTTGGGAGTCTGGGCGCATGCGGCGGCACACAGCGCCGCTGCCCGACTGGGCACCTGCGGATACTGCCCCCGCATCCCCTGGCGAGAAGCTAGCGCTGGGCAAACATAGCGAAGGCCGGGTGGTGGGGCTTCCCTTTGGGCGGGTAGCGGTTAATACGTTGCGCGCTGCGGTATCGCCAATAAATGTCAGTGCCTTGCAGGTCACGCCTTGGCGGCGCTTGCTGGTGAAGGGCGGCGATACACTACCAGCGGTTGACGGCTTAATCCGTCATAATAGCGACCCACGGCTAGCGATGGATGCCTGCCCCGGTGCACCCTTTTGCGAACAGGCGAGTGTTTCCACCCAGCCGCTTGCCGAACGGCTAAGTGGCTGGGTGGAAGCAAGCGTACACATATCCGGGTGTGCCAAAGGCTGTGCCCGCCAACGGCCAGCAGCGCTGTGCCTAACCGGCCGCGAAGGGCGCTTTGACGTGATTGTTAACGGTCGCGCCGATAGCACACCGAAGGCCACCGGCCTTAGTGAATCTGACGTTTTACACTATTTGGAGAGTTTGGGTGCCTCACGTTTATGA
- a CDS encoding YtoQ family protein: MSFYVYLSGEIHTDWREEIQRGADAAGLDIVFTAPVTDHDASDAAGDHLGKPENGFWRDHQSSKVNAIRTRTMIEQADLVVVRFGDKYKQWNAAFDAGYCAALAKPYITLHSEDIVHPLKEVDAQAQAWCTTTDQVVETLRYVLKA; the protein is encoded by the coding sequence ATGAGCTTTTACGTCTATCTTTCTGGCGAAATCCACACCGATTGGCGCGAAGAGATTCAGCGCGGCGCTGATGCAGCGGGCCTGGATATCGTGTTCACCGCACCGGTCACCGACCACGACGCCAGTGACGCCGCAGGCGATCACCTGGGCAAGCCGGAAAATGGCTTCTGGCGCGATCATCAGTCTTCCAAGGTCAACGCCATCCGCACTCGTACCATGATCGAGCAAGCGGATCTGGTGGTTGTGCGCTTTGGTGACAAATACAAACAGTGGAACGCCGCGTTTGATGCAGGCTACTGTGCCGCACTCGCCAAGCCTTACATCACCCTGCACAGCGAAGACATCGTTCACCCGCTGAAAGAAGTCGACGCCCAAGCCCAGGCCTGGTGCACCACTACTGATCAAGTCGTCGAAACGCTGCGCTACGTCCTAAAAGCCTAA
- a CDS encoding cobalt-precorrin-6A reductase, whose protein sequence is MIKILILGGTSEASALASAVAKRGIPAIFSYAGRVNTPKPQPLPTRIGGFGGVNGLVTFLAQERITHIVDATHPFAAQMSSNVLAAAAQCGVKATAFTRPAWQPVTGDQWQSVASIDEAVNALAGPPQRVLLAIGRMHLNAFADQPQHHYVLRLVDPPTSPLPLPDVSSVIDRGPFTLEGDLALLENQRIQRIVCKNAGGEGASSKLTAARRLGLPVVMIERPHLPSRLEAHTVDEVINWLT, encoded by the coding sequence ATGATCAAAATCCTAATTCTCGGGGGAACCAGCGAGGCCAGCGCCCTGGCCAGCGCTGTTGCCAAGCGAGGTATTCCCGCCATTTTTAGCTATGCAGGGCGCGTTAACACGCCTAAACCCCAGCCACTGCCGACCCGCATTGGTGGCTTTGGCGGCGTTAATGGGCTGGTCACGTTTTTAGCCCAGGAGCGCATTACCCATATTGTTGATGCCACCCACCCCTTTGCCGCACAGATGAGCAGCAACGTGTTAGCCGCGGCGGCACAGTGCGGTGTAAAGGCCACCGCTTTTACCCGGCCTGCCTGGCAGCCTGTTACCGGCGACCAATGGCAAAGCGTGGCAAGTATTGATGAAGCAGTTAACGCCTTGGCTGGCCCGCCCCAACGGGTGCTGCTTGCGATTGGGCGAATGCACCTTAACGCCTTTGCCGACCAGCCTCAGCACCATTATGTGCTGCGTTTAGTTGACCCGCCGACCAGCCCGTTGCCACTGCCGGATGTTAGCAGTGTGATTGATAGAGGCCCGTTTACGCTGGAAGGCGATCTCGCCCTGCTGGAAAATCAGCGGATCCAACGCATCGTGTGCAAAAACGCTGGCGGCGAAGGTGCGTCTTCCAAACTCACCGCGGCAAGAAGGCTCGGCCTACCCGTGGTGATGATAGAACGGCCTCACCTGCCATCTCGTCTTGAAGCTCATACTGTTGATGAGGTTATCAACTGGCTAACTTAA
- a CDS encoding cobalamin biosynthesis protein, which translates to MKPSALRIAGFGFRREATLESLIQALDQLIDQYAAVYKYGLINRLAAARSMLPLVEELGRLRNIEVIAVADAELSTVTTLTHSNQSMQARGTGSVAEAVALLAAGPGATLLGPRIISADRKATAALALSEVPEGATE; encoded by the coding sequence ATGAAGCCATCGGCATTGAGAATTGCAGGGTTTGGTTTTCGCCGCGAAGCCACGCTTGAATCACTTATTCAAGCGTTAGATCAGCTTATTGATCAGTACGCTGCTGTCTACAAGTACGGCCTTATCAACCGGCTGGCGGCGGCGCGTTCTATGTTGCCGTTGGTAGAAGAGCTAGGCCGGCTGCGCAATATTGAAGTCATCGCCGTAGCGGATGCCGAGCTATCAACAGTGACAACGCTTACCCATTCAAACCAGAGTATGCAGGCGCGCGGCACAGGCAGCGTTGCCGAGGCCGTGGCGCTATTAGCCGCAGGCCCAGGGGCAACGCTGCTAGGGCCTCGGATAATTTCAGCGGATCGCAAGGCCACCGCCGCGCTGGCGTTGTCAGAAGTACCAGAAGGAGCCACCGAATGA
- the cobJ gene encoding precorrin-3B C(17)-methyltransferase: MSGWLKIVGLGPGADAMITPEVSAALLEATDVVGYVPYVNRVAPRAGLVRHGSDNREEIRRAEQALQLALEGQRVVVVSSGDPGVFAMAAAVFEALEAGDAQWRTLDIQVLPGISAMLAASASVGAPLGHDFCCINLSDNLKPWALIEKRLRLAAEADFAMAFYNPRSKARPAGFERTLEVLREACGPDRLIIFARAVSTPEEAIRVTTLEQATPDMADMRTLVIVGSQQTRLIERSGVPLVYTPRSSQ; the protein is encoded by the coding sequence ATGAGCGGTTGGCTGAAAATCGTCGGCCTAGGGCCGGGTGCCGACGCCATGATTACCCCGGAGGTTTCGGCTGCGCTGCTGGAAGCCACCGATGTGGTGGGCTATGTCCCCTACGTTAATCGCGTGGCACCTAGGGCTGGATTAGTCCGCCATGGTTCTGATAACCGCGAAGAGATTCGCCGGGCGGAGCAGGCGCTACAGCTGGCGCTTGAGGGCCAGCGGGTAGTGGTTGTCTCCTCTGGCGACCCTGGCGTATTCGCCATGGCCGCCGCGGTGTTCGAAGCCTTGGAGGCGGGTGATGCCCAGTGGCGTACGCTGGATATTCAGGTACTACCGGGCATTTCTGCGATGCTGGCCGCCAGCGCAAGCGTCGGCGCACCGCTGGGGCACGACTTCTGCTGCATTAATCTATCCGACAACCTCAAACCCTGGGCGCTGATTGAGAAGCGCCTGCGTCTGGCTGCCGAGGCCGACTTCGCCATGGCGTTTTACAACCCGCGTTCCAAGGCACGGCCGGCGGGTTTTGAACGAACGCTAGAGGTACTGCGGGAAGCCTGCGGGCCGGACCGGTTGATAATCTTCGCCCGCGCGGTTTCCACTCCGGAAGAAGCAATTCGCGTCACCACACTAGAGCAAGCGACGCCGGATATGGCGGATATGCGCACATTGGTGATTGTCGGTTCCCAGCAAACGCGCTTGATTGAACGCAGTGGCGTGCCGCTGGTTTATACGCCGCGTTCCTCCCAGTGA
- the cobF gene encoding precorrin-6A synthase (deacetylating), producing the protein MITLSLIGIGTGNLDHVTLAAVRALNSADLILLPRKGEAKSDLIDLRRLLCERLLEAPVTSKIVEFDLPSRDSRNDRLSYNYLGAVDDWHAAIASVWAQLMDEHLPNGGRVGMLVWGDPSLYDSSLRITQRLSAAGKQVDVEVVPGITSLQVLTAEHKIPLNALAEPVQITTGRRLRERGWPNDAATVAVMLDSGGAFTTLPFDDTYIWWGAYLGMDKQCLIKGWLSEVSDQIIQHRAELRETHGWIMDIYLLAKKPEK; encoded by the coding sequence ATGATCACGCTTTCGCTAATAGGCATCGGCACCGGCAACCTTGATCACGTCACCCTGGCCGCCGTGCGCGCCCTCAATAGCGCCGACCTGATTCTGCTGCCCCGCAAGGGCGAGGCTAAGTCGGATTTGATCGACCTACGCCGCTTACTCTGCGAACGGCTGCTGGAAGCGCCGGTGACCTCCAAGATCGTCGAGTTCGATCTCCCCAGCCGTGATAGCCGTAATGACCGCTTAAGTTATAACTACTTGGGCGCGGTAGACGACTGGCACGCTGCCATTGCCAGCGTTTGGGCGCAATTGATGGATGAACATCTCCCCAATGGCGGTCGGGTCGGCATGCTGGTGTGGGGCGACCCTTCGCTTTACGACAGCAGCCTGCGCATTACCCAGCGCTTAAGCGCTGCGGGCAAGCAGGTAGATGTAGAGGTCGTGCCAGGCATCACCAGCCTGCAGGTGCTTACCGCTGAACATAAAATTCCCCTCAACGCGCTCGCCGAGCCAGTACAAATCACCACCGGCCGCCGCCTACGCGAGCGTGGCTGGCCGAACGATGCCGCCACGGTAGCGGTGATGCTGGACAGCGGCGGGGCGTTTACCACGCTGCCGTTTGACGACACCTACATCTGGTGGGGCGCCTACCTAGGCATGGATAAACAGTGCTTAATCAAAGGATGGCTAAGCGAGGTTAGCGACCAAATCATCCAACACCGCGCAGAACTACGCGAAACCCACGGCTGGATTATGGATATTTACCTGCTCGCCAAAAAGCCGGAAAAATAA